The Acetobacter ascendens genome includes the window TCAGGGGCATTAGCATATTTTACGCATTACCCATTGCTTTTTCCTACGGCGTGTCGTCAGTTAAGCCCTGAGAGTGGCACGTGAGGGTTGTACTTTGTGTCTGCGTGTGCTGACTGTTTTCCCGTTTTTTTGGGGAGACAGACAGATGCGGCGCTATAGTTTACGCGATGACCAGTGGGAGCGGATAAAGGATCTTCTTCCTGGTCGAGAAGGCTATGTCGGCGGCACTGCGGTGAACAACCGTCTGTTCGTGGAGGCGGTGCTGTATCGCTATCGCGCGGGTATTCCATGGCGCGACCTTCCTGCCCGTTTCGGTGACTGGAAAAACGTGCACCGGCGTCTGCGCCGCTGGTGTGAAAGCGGCGTCATCGAACGGATATTTCGTTATCTGGCCGCTGATTACGACAACGAATACATGATGATCGACAGCACAATTGTCCGAGCGCATCAGCATAGTGCCGGAGCTCTCAAAAAAGGGGCACGGATCAGGCCATCGGACGATCACGAGGCGGGCTAACTACAAAGATCCATGCCATCTGCGACGCTCTGGGCAATCCAGTGGAACTCGGCATCACACCGGGACAGGATGCCGATATCACCCAGGCAGAACCACTTCTGGAAAACATCGAACCGGATGCTTTCCTTGCTGACAAGGCGTATGACGCGGACAGGTTGATCGATCGGCTGATACAGCGCGGGATTACCCCGGTCATCCCGCCAAAACGCAACAGAACGACACGACGGAAAACCGATTTTTCTCTCTACCGCGAACGGAACCTTGTTGAGAGGTTCTTCAATAAACTCAAGCAGTTTCGCGCTATCGCAACCCGCTACGATAAACTGAAATCGACCTTCCTCGCAGCCGTGCAGTTCGCCTCAATCATCATCCTGCTTAACTGACGACACGCCGTAGCTTGGGGCCAACTATTTTTATTCATATTGTTACGCCACAACAGGACGCTTCAAGAGTTTGGAACACACTGGCAGGGCATGCAATCGGGATCATTGCTGCGGTGTTCTCTTTGTGGATATTTGACGCTTTGGCAGCCCCCGCTGCTATGAGTATTGACCACATTACTTGGAACCGTATGGCTGCGAGTGTCCTGGCGATATCCCTGACAGTCTTGGGGCAGGGCCTTTGTAAAGCAAATCATCCTCCCGCAGCAGCAACAACATTATTGCTGAGCTTGGGCGGATTTCATTCAGATATAAAAACTATTAGCGTAATATGTATAGGTGTTATTATTTCGACTACCGTTTCTGAAGTTTTTCAAAAATTTATGGCATATAAAAAATAAGAAAAATTTTTACAGCTTAATAGGATTACTTAATTACAGTCAGGGCACCCGGCACAAAAAAGCGCCGGGTGTTTTTTGTTTAATTCGCAATTTTGTTTGCGATGACAGGCACGAATGTTTTGTCAGGAACAACAACACCTGGAGGGTTCTAAAAACCCCCTGGTTTTGAGGTCTTCTGTATGATTCTATTTCTTCTGCGTTGATTGAGGGAATGGCGATATGAAGCAGCCTGGTTTCTTTGATGTTGAAGAGCGCCTTGCCCGGCTGAGTGGGCTTGGCGATCAGCTCGAAGCGTTTTCCCGGACTGTGGATTTTGAAGCGTTCCGTCCTGATCTGGACAAGGCCCTGGCGTATTCCGATGGAAGCAAGGGCGGACGACCGCCATTTGATCCTGTGCTGATGTTCAAGATCCTGGTGATCCAGACGCTCAACAATTTGTCTGATGAGCGGACGTAATATCTGATCAACGATCGCCTCTCCTTTATGCGTTTCCTTGGGCTGGGACTTTCAGATCGGGTGCCGGATGCCAAAACGGTCTGGCTGTATCAAAAGCGTCTGACCCAGGCGGGTGCGATCGATGGGCTGTTCATCCGCTTTGATGCGACCCTGCGTAACGCCGGGTATTTGCCGATGTCAGGCCAGATCCTGGATGCCACGCTGGTAGCGGCTCCGAAGCAGCGGAACACCAATGCAGAGAAAGCGGATCTGCGAGCAGGCCGTATTCCTGAAGACTGGCAGGACAAACCCGCAAAGAGGTCGCATAAGGATCGTCATGCGCGCTGGACACTGAAGTTCACGAAGGCGAAGCGGCAGGATGATGGAACCATGCCATCCAGCGATCTCGCCATCCCGTTCTTTGGCTATAAATCGCATGTTTCCATCGATCGGAAATACCGGTTCATCCGCAAATGGAAAACAACGCATGCCGCTGCCAGTGATGGCGCGCGATTGAGAGAGGGGCTTCTGGATAAAACCAATACGGCCTCAAGTGTCTGGGCCGACACGGCCTATCGCTCAAAAGCCAACGAAGACTTCATGGAAAAGCAGGGCTTTGTCTCCAAGGTTCATCGCAAAAAGCCGCATCTCAAGCCTATGCCCCGGCATATCCAGAAATCAAATGCTGGAAAGTCGGTCATCCGCTCGCGTGTCGAGCATGTCTTTGCCGATCAGAAGTCACAGACGGGGCTGTTTGTCCGGACTGTCGGTATCAGTCGAGCCACCATGAGGATCGGGCTCGCCAATATCGTCTACAATATGCGCCGCCTCCTCTTCCTCGAAAGATTGAACGCGAGCGCATAGCCATCCAGCGAGAGGCAACTCCCAATCCGCTCAAAACGCAGACTGGACGCCATCGCAAAAACCGTCAATCAAATCGCCAAAACCCAGAAATTACCGGCCAAGCACATCAATCAAGGGTTCTTCGATCCCTCCAGGTTTGTTGTCACGACGATCGTGGGCATGGGCGTGCCGGAGAATTTCGCGATCGTTTCGCCCTGCACGGCCAGAAGCGCCGGAAGCACGAGAAATTCTCCCCAGTAACGCAGGGACGATCCCTGAACCGCCTGCGCCAGAACCATGAAGATCGTCATGACCATGACCCCGCAAGCTGGCGACCATAACAGCCGCATCAGGCTGGCCAGAATAGCGGCAAGAAAAAAATACGCCCAGCACACCCATCAGAAGCAGGCTGTGCTGCCAGTTCCCACTGATAAACGAGGCACCCATATGCGTGGTATTGCCGGTCATCGCGCCGGCAAAGACACCGCTCAGATCGACGAAACTCAGGGCATCCACATAGCCTGCGACAAGCCCGAGAATGAGAACCCGCCGGGCGGAAATCGAGACCGGGAGAAGGGAGGAGGGCATTATTGCGACCGGGAAGCGATTGACGGATAGAGCCTGCGGGCGACCCGCTCCATGGTCAGACCCTGCACGATGATGGTGAACACCACGACACCATAGCAAACAGGCAGTAGCAGGTCGCGCAGGTCTCCGGGTGGTAGGCCAAGCGCCAGAGAAACCGAGATGCCGCCACGCAGGCCGCCCCATGTCAGGATGCCGAGGACACGGCCCCGCTCCCACTGCCGGAGATGAACCGGCAGGGTGGAGAACAGCACACTCAATGCCCGCACGGCAATGGACAGCGGGATCACGGCAAGCGTCGCCAGAACCGTGAAC containing:
- a CDS encoding IS5 family transposase (programmed frameshift), which gives rise to MRRYSLRDDQWERIKDLLPGREGYVGGTAVNNRLFVEAVLYRYRAGIPWRDLPARFGDWKNVHRRLRRWCESGVIERIFRYLAADYDNEYMMIDSTIVRAHQHSAGALKKGARNQAIGRSRGGLTTKIHAICDALGNPVELGITPGQDADITQAEPLLENIEPDAFLADKAYDADRLIDRLIQRGITPVIPPKRNRTTRRKTDFSLYRERNLVERFFNKLKQFRAIATRYDKLKSTFLAAVQFASIIILLN
- a CDS encoding HPP family protein: MGPTIFIHIVTPQQDASRVWNTLAGHAIGIIAAVFSLWIFDALAAPAAMSIDHITWNRMAASVLAISLTVLGQGLCKANHPPAAATTLLLSLGGFHSDIKTISVICIGVIISTTVSEVFQKFMAYKK